The Mercenaria mercenaria strain notata chromosome 8, MADL_Memer_1, whole genome shotgun sequence genome has a segment encoding these proteins:
- the LOC123566230 gene encoding galactoside alpha-(1,2)-fucosyltransferase 1-like has protein sequence MSLTGAIRWKFFAILISILIVLYIMLTQTWKNDAAEYSDDTDRRHELLNSQSCFTIIWDKSAFSDFIRGKSIENGRNISTFRESSCHHFMELTSSGGRTGNQLFQIAALLGISFEYDYIPIIEPSFPLLKYFDLPNVFRMILNNVSVCSSQPFGIYYECSDSSKNDKAFNMTIHGFFQSWKYFKNSASIIRAVLKIRTTYLQTARHFLKIHNKVGLKNICIHVRRTDMTTNSNKNTGYAVAPISFIYKAINFCETNFKKAVFFVLSDDIKWCRKNIKRDVKFSSFEDPGYDLALMTLCDHVVVTSGTFGWWGAWLSNRTAVYFNGYPRPGSLLDKSFSREDYYPPNWIGLS, from the coding sequence atgtCATTAACGGGAGCAATTAGATGGAAGTTCTTTGCCATACTTATTTCAATTCTGATTGTTCTGTACATCATGTTAACTCAGACATGGAAAAATGATGCGGCGGAATATTCAGACGACACTGATAGAAGACACGAACTGTTAAACTCTCAGAGCTGCTTTACGATTATCTGGGATAAAAGTGCGTTTAGTGATTTTATCAGGGGGAAAAGTATCGAAAATGGCAGGAATATTTCGACCTTTAGAGAAAGTTCATGTCATCATTTCATGGAATTAACCTCATCAGGTGGAAGAACAGGCAATCAACTGTTTCAAATTGCTGCATTGTTAGGAATCTCTTTTGAGTATGACTATATTCCAATTATTGAGCCCTCGTTCCCCTTACTGAAGTATTTTGATTTGCCAAATGTATTTAGAATGATTTTGAACAATGTGAGCGTATGTTCATCACAGCCTTTCGGGATATATTACGAATGTTCTGACAGCAGTAAAAATGATAAAGCTTTTAATATGACAATTCACGGATTTTTCCAGtcatggaaatattttaaaaacagtgCGAGCATAATAAGAGCAGTTTTGAAAATAAGAACAACATACTTGCAAACTGCTAGACACTTTTTAAAGATTCACAATAAGGttggtttaaaaaatatatgtatacatgtaagaAGGACAGATATGACTaccaattcaaataaaaatacaggTTATGCAGTGGCTCCTATCAGTTTCATTTACAAAGCTATAAACTTTTGTGAAACCAATTTTAAGAAAGCTGTTTTCTTTGTATTAAGTGATGATATTAAGTGGTGCAGGAAAAATATAAAACGTGACGTCAAATTTAGCAGTTTTGAAGACCCTGGGTATGATTTGGCTCTTATGACTTTATGTGATCACGTGGTTGTAACTTCAGGTACGTTTGGTTGGTGGGGTGCTTGGCTTTCGAATAGAACGGCTGTTTATTTCAATGGGTATCCACGCCCCGGATCTCTGCTAGATAAGTCGTTTTCACGTGAGGATTATTATCCCCCTAACTGGATTGGGCTATCTTAA